The genomic interval ATTACAGTTGGGTTTGCAAACTGAAAATAAGCGACACTTAGGACTTGTTTGGTTTGAGAAaacattttgttttcatttactGTTACAAAATTGTTGCATTGATTTCAGTATAGGAAACCTGCATGATTTGTACAAGAAACTGTGAAGATAATTAAAGTTTTTTCCATTGATTcttctacaatttttttaaaatggtactcagaatgaaaacaaaatggtgattttataattaagtggAAACAGAAAATGAATATAGAACATATTTTCACAAACCAAATTGACCATATAATCTCTATATGCATGTATCTGCATCTAGATGCAACATAACAATTCTCTCTTTTTTCCTGCTTGTTTCCAACAGAAAGTTTTGGCAGCCAATGGTGCAGCAAAAGTGAGTGCCTATGTCACACACGGCGTGTTCCCTAATCAATCATGGTTGCGATTCACTCATAAAGTTGGTTAGTCCTCGCCTAATCTCACCTACTTCTATATTactatattttcatatatttgaatattattatcaattaatttgtaatttgtaatatattttCATGGGTAGGGAGCAAGTTACACTAGTAGTAACTCAGCTGAGTTACACTGCTTAGTAATGAATTTCATCAATTGAACTgtcaaattaaaagtttttatcGAATAGATCAAcgatacaatttttcaaaaataaaataaaaatatatctttttgatGCTTCGtcaaaataacttcaaatgaatgtataataagtttttaaatatataagtaaACATTAACGATTGTAGCTACAAATATTGGATTTATATTAAACATTGTGTGCTtcattattaacaaaatatgatgataATTGACGGTTGGATTGATGAAATCCAATGTTTATAATGAGTCATCAAGCAGAGTAACTCGGCTCAGAGTTACTCCTAGTAACTTGATCCCTCCTCTATTTTCATATATTAGAatgtttttctcattttatttgtaatataacTTGCAGAAGCGTCGGAGAAAGCATTTGCATACTTCTGGATCACAGATTCTTGTCCAGTTACTGTCAAAGCTTTAGCAAATCAAGCTCCTTTTGAAGTATTGAGTCTAGCAGGGTCAATTGCTAATGCCCTTCAAATTTGAAAGCAAAAATTAACTGTGAATAAAGGGAATCTcttctaattattatttgttcCGCTTTTAACATTATGGTCTTGCTAACATGTGCCTAAAGAATTTAAAAGTAGAAATTTTTTCTCaggaaaaacaatatttaatctttttaataGTTGAATGcataatttcaaaaacaaaatttctacTCTTAATTCTTTAACATGTGTCTTTCCTTAAGGGCACATGTTAGCATTTGCCTATAAGTTATAACATGTTTTCACTTTTATTGTGCAATGCTATGAGCTGTGCACAGTGAAACCTGAGTATAATTTCTTCTGTTGTAGACTGAATCTTGAAATATGTTGAGTGTCAACTCTGGTGCAAAACATATGAATGCAAAATCATGCAATCTTGCTTGGAATTTGTAGTAATTGTTGAAATCCATGTTTAAAATTTCTGTCTTGATTGAATTGAAAAATCTTGCATGGTAATCTTTTGCAGAAAGGATTACAATAAGAGAACTGAAACACAGTCATTCAACATATTTTTGGCCGAATGCAGATGTATCCAAAGATGccaaataaatacattaaatgtCTTTTTCTTCCTTgcaaatatataaactttttgtttttaattcttaCATGATAACAATGTTTCAACCCGTGAAGCATAGGAAAATTTACTTTTTGTCCTTGTTTTGGTTTTAATccatgtaatattttttttgaatttatgacTTTTCATAATTTGTATACATGTGCAATCATGCAAGGGAAAAGCCATCTTAATTTGGGAACTAAGAAGTACAATCATGTGCTAACTAGGAAGTACAAACACGTGGTAACAAAGAAGTACAATCACGATTCCTAAAAAAAGGACAATCATGAATAAAACATAAGTACAAGCATGCAACGTTGTTTGCACAAATCAtctggtaaaaaaaaaagttttaaatatgGTTTTAGACTTTATAATTTAGCtaagtttatttgtttaaattggTTCTTGTAAATTTAAATACAAGTTGTTTTTAGACAATATCAGTTTATTGGGACACATGACATGATTTTATTTAGCCACTTATGCCGTCAAAGATTAAAGACTAACAATTTTCTGAATTTACAAAAACTATTTACAAAAACTGaaaccaaataaatttttttttacgaaaACTAACACTAAGAAGCACTATGATTGCAAGaagtaaaatcatatttaaacaaaaaaaaaaattctctttttTTACATCACCGAAGCAATTAACATCTCTCTAACATTTCAACAGAAACTTCAGTCTAACTAAATTTTACATGCATATGTAACTCTATGGAAAGGATGGCacattcatataagaaaactaAAACAATACTTAAAAGAACCTCCAATGTTTCAATGTATATAGAATTTTTCACCAACATTCTGATGAAATAGCAAGAACCCAGCTCACATCTTTACACACATTCACAATTTTTGACTCCATAAAACAACAATTACAAACAGGATAGTACCTTGTTTCCCTTCTATACAAACAGTTTTTccataaattagaattttcttttgtacatatacatattaataTCCTCAACAAAGGaccagaaaaaaaaataacaaattccaGAAAGACTCATCCTGCACAATCTGGCATGCATGCTGCTGTAGAAACCTCCAAATCCCAAGTTATTATTTTCCTCTGATAATATAACACAATTGTTCCTCTACACATCGACAAACCGGtttcttcattcttttttttaaaagattattattaACTATTGACACATTAAGAGTCTCCTCCAGCTGATAAATGGATTCATCCCTTAATCTTTATACACCGATTTTTTTGTTTTCCTGGTTTTTTTATGAATCAACTTTGTACACATTAAGATTAACTATGCATTAGTTAGCACTCCTAGACCATATGTAATGTGGCTAGGAGCAATAATTTATCTAACAAATGGTTAATCTTTCTCTAGATTCTCATCCGAATTGCCCTTTGGGCTCTCCAACAAATCACCTGAGTAAGTTCCATCCGGTTGACGAATGCATATGTTCAAGTTGCTCGATAGAAAATGTTCCTAGGTGATCACAGAGAGAAACAGTCAGACAATCCCTTGAAATTGACCAATTAAAGTACCTTTTACAATTAAAAAGTTGCAATTGAAAGTGATATTGGCAACTCAAACATTACATAACAAACCGCAAGGAATTGAATCAAATATTACCTGGTCACTAGTATCTTGGCCCTCTGAGTGAAAGAGGATTGGTCGACACCGCTTGTCCTCATTCATTAAGCTTGAATTCTGAAAATGCATCACAAGTGCAGCCTTTCCCTGAATCCGCGCATACGCCAGTGAAGCAACTTTTTCACTATTAAATTTCTCCCATTTCTTCCCATTAAAAGCCTGCATAAATTTTCATGATAGAgctcttaaaatttaaatatatatagttttccGTAGTACTAGGACAAGTTTAACACAAGCAACTTAACAGAAACGAACATTGAAAATACTTTTAATCAAAAGTCAGAATAATTTGATACAGACGTCTATGATCTATCCATATGATACAATGTCACATTTAGGAAATCCTTACATTACAAACTatgcataaaaatataatctcaGGCATGCAAAGGTATAGAATTTAAACCTTATAGAAAGGGACGATGTGTGAAGGAGAGACCATATTGATGAAAGCATAACCCACGTTACATTTATTCTGCAAACAAAAACCAACATTAGTAAATAAAGTCGTCCTCGAAACATAAATACCACAACCATCAACCCCTAATTGAAAAGATATATGTAATGCGTGTACTTTGAAGTCAATAGGCAGATAGAGAAAATCATAAGTCCCTTGGTGATTCTCATCAATTGCAGCAAGTAGCATCTTCGAAGTGTACCTTAAAAAGCAATCCCAACACACAAAAGTCATCAAGAAATTCATCAGATATCACCCTAAATAAATTGCTAGATTTTGACGGCATCACTAGGTACTTGTTAAGTTGTTGTTTGGTCTTACTTGTTAGGAATGTTTTTAATCATTAAAGTAGTCCTTGTATCTTCCCCACCGATGATTTTGTCGAGATCCAGCTGGTACAGCTTCTTACTCTCAATTTGATTCACATTATTGTCTGGTCGCCTAATTCGTCCACGTTCACCTAATCCGTCGAGGTTAGTTACTCCTGGTCCAGCATACAAACTATTTCCAAGGAACAAGGAACCATGACCAGGTAGGGACATCATTCGGAAATTAGGAGATCCGATTTCACTCGTAGTTGCTGAAAGGCCAATACCATGCCCTACAGACGGATGAGACCCCATGTTCATCATAAAATTTCCATCACTGTGATTTAAATTCCCAAATCCAACAGGGCTCATGAGAGAAGCATCGGGTGACTCTGGAAAGTATCGGAAATTTCGTTCAAGAGGAAGACCAGATGGAGCAGATCCTACATGATGATGGTGCTGGGAGCCAAGGAAAGGACTGCGATGACCGGTGTAAGGGAAACCCTGCCTTTGGCCACTAGAAGTAAATGGATGTCCCAGAGAAGACGAAGACCACGCAGATGTGTTTGAATGTTCCGAGTAAGGAGTCGGGCTTCCCCaaagaaattgaggaccagacAGCGTTCCAACACTCGATGAACTTGAATTTGATTCACCAAAAGCAGATATAGGCCGAGGACTTGCATTTACTTTTTGTTCCGGAAAGGAGATAGAATGCTGAAAAGCTGTTCCTTGTGTTGATGATCCAGAGGTGGCAAACATCTGATTTGAAACTCTTCCAGGGTCCTTGCCAATTGGCGCAATTTTGGGAGAGGTTGATGTATGCGGGGAAAGTATTGCGGCCAATCCAGACAAATGGTTGGtattaatagggctgccaatgGCATGACCCAAACCAGGGGACTTACTGTACGAACCTAATGGATTCGGTTCAACAGGACTACTGAATTGCGCCCAGCTACCTGTGAAAACATTGCCTACTAAATTTTATGTCTTAAATTGAAGAAACTTTTCGACAATGATGTAACATGAGAAAACAAATTGGATTATGAGATATTTACCTGGGGGAGAATTGGCAATAGGTGAACCGATTTGACTCCTAAAAGTTCGAGCTTCATCTTGTTCCAGTTCTTGAGTCAGTTGTTGCATCAAGCTAACAAGACAATATGCATCACATGTTTTATGCTGGTTAAATTGTATGTATAATGTATAACATTGCCATGCACATGttatctattttaatattatcttaaaccaaagaaaaaaatggtaaaaatgaataaacaaaaACTTTCAAGCGTTGTCATTACTTTACTACCATGCATCAAAGAATTAAGGTCAAAGAAGAAAAGTTATTGCTACTGGAAGATGTTTATAGCATATGAACCAAGATAAAACCAAACTTACTTTCTGCGTGCTCCACCAGGGCGGCTAGGTTCAAGTTTTATGCGCTTTCCAGCAATGTCACTTCGATTTAATGCTTTAAGAGCTGCATCTGCTGCTCTAAcatcataaaattcaataaatttatgGTGTCTCTTATGCGGCGTTTCCCTGATCTGCAATTTTAATACAAATTACCACTCCAAGCACTAGACAAAAATTACGCTGAGGCTAAAGGAAATACATTTTTTGGATTAATTGATAAACATATATTACCTCCTTGACTTCACCATAAGCCCCAAATATTTGGCGAAGGTCGTCATTAGTTACCGAAGGATCTAAATTGAACACTACAAGGGTTCCTTGGTTTATATCTTTTTCCGAGGGGTTATCCTTTCAAAAACAGAATAACCGAGATTAATAACATGAAGGCAACATGAATAATAATTGGTCAAACATTAAGTAATTCCATAAAATCAAACCTTCggaattgaaaaatgaatatCAAGTTTTCTACGTCTCAAGGGTTTGTTTTGTAAAGCACGCATTGCAGTGCGAGCAGCTCGAATGTCATAGTAAGATATCATCACAAAGCCCCTGTGCTTGCATGCTGTGTACAAAGTTCTGATATCCCCATATTGctatcaaataaaaaagaaagaatcaACAATAAGAAGCAAAAACATGATCACCAAAAACATCAAATATTGTGccaaagataaatatataatactaaTGAAGCATTAGATAAATGTATTATACCTCAAATAGTGTTCTTAGTTCAGAGTCCTCAACGTTACTGTTGATGTTTCGAACAAACAAAGTCCTGGATGGATGCTCACCGTATGGATGCTCCCCGGCAACTGTTCCCACACCATTTGCAATTGCATAAGATCCAATACCATTTGAAGCCATTCCATCTGATATGCTTATCTTTGACAAACCAAAACTAAGGCTCTCTTGGGGTTCAAAATCCATTTCAAATCCCCCTCCATTAACAAacagatcattttcatccaaatCCTCGAGTTGACTCGGTAACCTACTAAGGTCGAAATCATCCATTATTCCAGCTAAAAGCTCGTCTTCATCGTCAGGAAGCATGTTTCCAATGGCATTGTTTTCAAAATCATCAAAAGGATCATGTCCCTCATCCTCCTCTTTGTGAACTTTGTCTAATGTTAGCAAGTTATCGTCCGCAAGTTGACCATTTTGTTCGGAATCGGTCAAATTTACTGCATATCAgcaaaaaaatggaaaaagttcCAATAATAAGTTTTTGTGTTGGTAAACCAAGGTATGCTCTGCACGCAACTGCAGAGACTAATCTCTCGAGGTAACTACAATAACCAGTTTAACTCATTCCAAACAGTTCTATAAGAAAACAATATCTCAAAAAACTTACACTTTTCATGGGGAAGAACAGGAAGTGAAGTAGAAAACAAGCTAACATCATTTGAATCATGAAATACATCGGTTGTGTGCGGTATTCTCCATGCACTGCTTCCCACTCTTTTCGGAATGTTAAGTGAGGGAATCTCAGACAGGCCTACAAAAAcaacatcaattaaaaaaaatctatagaAATTCTTCATTTTTATGTATGAAGTAAGAAGAACCTGCAGGACCATGAGCCGGCAACGAATCCCCGGAATGTTTGTCCATTTTCAGTCACTTTTCTAGTAACGTTGCGAAATGAGAAAAAAGAGTCAGGATGCTTAGTATCAAATAATATGACATTGTAAAACTATAGAAAATCAATTTTCCGTCCAcagaaaaattgttacaatcAAGATACAAAACATTGAAGTATCCCAAAAGAGAGACAGCAAATTTCTCATAGTTTTATCTCTTTCTTTACTTAGTCTCACTCGTAGAGTTCACTAAAATACAATCACCTGCATAACCTACAAAACAAATGCTACATTCCCTATCAATATCTACCAAGTTGAATTCACCAACACCTTTACATCCAAGAAATTGTATTGATCAATTATCAATCGACAATTTTAAAGCTTATTTATGCTGAATAAAAGAGCAGTCTAGTCCTATGTCGAAAATCATTGTCTTCCCCTATAACGAAAAATTCTTAAATGCAAACGAAATCCAAATCATTTGAGTTTCAATTATGTTCATTATTTACTTTTACTACATTCCATTCAATGCAACCATTTTAAAACAAACTGTTAAAAAATGTGAACACGAAAATTAAACTTTGGACTTGACTAGAATCAAATCAAATTGCCAATGTTTTACACACAATCATATCATACAATACGAAAGccaaaaaaatagataaattcaaTAAAACGGATATAAAACATTTAGCAGCTAAAGCATTTCCCAACTGACACCAAAACATATATTTAGTCAACTAAATTACAAACCTAAACTATACAGCAAACTTTGCTATAAAATCATCATCTCAGTAACCATAACAGAACATGCCTAAataatatgaaacacaaattgaaGAGATCTACCTATTCTATGAAAAGTCTTCTGCTAAATACAGGCAACagaattttacataattaattatttactagtttttaaataaaaatatatattaaaaaagattcAGTAGGTGAtgcatttcaaaaaaattgccAAGAAAGTTTAATCATCTTCACTCAGACACagaagaaaatttcaaaataaataataaataaaataaataaatacagttAGTACCtagaaaatttatcaacatgGTCCCACACAGACCAAAGAACATAGTTTCTGGTTATTCATCAAAGCTCAGGCTTATACACCATAAATAACGATGACCCACTTGACATTTAAACCGATCAAGCACAAAAAGACCAAAATTTGAAGGGAAAAAACAAAACTTGAGCAACCTCTAAcactttaagaaaataaaatccaaaaaaaaaataaataaaaaaatacccaAAAGCAAAAAAATAATAGAGGAATAAATTAGAAGAGTACCTTGTGAAAGAGATAAAGAGAGTAAAGTGCTAGAGGAAAAACATGGATGATTGATGGGTTATTGaagtggttgttgttgttgttgaagagTTTGAGTTGATCACGGAAATTGAGAAGAGAAAGAGATTCCGTAGAAGCAGAGAAATTAATTCCTTTTACTCTTCTACTTACTTCTTCCTCCTCTGTCGCCGGGAAACCAGAGAACAAAGAGTGAGAGAAAAATTTTCCCGGAAAATAATAATCAGACGAAGAGaatggaaaaagaaaatgaaaaacagaGAAAAATGATTGGAGGGAAGGAAGACAAGcacatggaaaaaaaaaataatattattattatatactgTTGGGAAAGTATAtgataaatatctttttttagtaaaaaaaattaataataaatatcttttaattctctttattcatttaaaaattagaatttagtTTCTTTCTAATCCTCCGGGGATGGTAATATGAAATTCAGTAAGTCAATATATAAAGTATCTTTTACTAAAACTTAActcaattaagtttttaaattattatttt from Cicer arietinum cultivar CDC Frontier isolate Library 1 chromosome 5, Cicar.CDCFrontier_v2.0, whole genome shotgun sequence carries:
- the LOC101499053 gene encoding protein MEI2-like 2 isoform X1, translating into MDKHSGDSLPAHGPAGLSEIPSLNIPKRVGSSAWRIPHTTDVFHDSNDVSLFSTSLPVLPHEKLNLTDSEQNGQLADDNLLTLDKVHKEEDEGHDPFDDFENNAIGNMLPDDEDELLAGIMDDFDLSRLPSQLEDLDENDLFVNGGGFEMDFEPQESLSFGLSKISISDGMASNGIGSYAIANGVGTVAGEHPYGEHPSRTLFVRNINSNVEDSELRTLFEQYGDIRTLYTACKHRGFVMISYYDIRAARTAMRALQNKPLRRRKLDIHFSIPKDNPSEKDINQGTLVVFNLDPSVTNDDLRQIFGAYGEVKEIRETPHKRHHKFIEFYDVRAADAALKALNRSDIAGKRIKLEPSRPGGARRNLMQQLTQELEQDEARTFRSQIGSPIANSPPVGNVFTGSWAQFSSPVEPNPLGSYSKSPGLGHAIGSPINTNHLSGLAAILSPHTSTSPKIAPIGKDPGRVSNQMFATSGSSTQGTAFQHSISFPEQKVNASPRPISAFGESNSSSSSVGTLSGPQFLWGSPTPYSEHSNTSAWSSSSLGHPFTSSGQRQGFPYTGHRSPFLGSQHHHHVGSAPSGLPLERNFRYFPESPDASLMSPVGFGNLNHSDGNFMMNMGSHPSVGHGIGLSATTSEIGSPNFRMMSLPGHGSLFLGNSLYAGPGVTNLDGLGERGRIRRPDNNVNQIESKKLYQLDLDKIIGGEDTRTTLMIKNIPNKYTSKMLLAAIDENHQGTYDFLYLPIDFKNKCNVGYAFINMVSPSHIVPFYKAFNGKKWEKFNSEKVASLAYARIQGKAALVMHFQNSSLMNEDKRCRPILFHSEGQDTSDQEHFLSSNLNICIRQPDGTYSGDLLESPKGNSDENLEKD
- the LOC101499053 gene encoding protein MEI2-like 2 isoform X4 → MDKHSGDSLPAHGPAGLSEIPSLNIPKRVGSSAWRIPHTTDVFHDSNDVSLFSTSLPVLPHEKLNLTDSEQNGQLADDNLLTLDKVHKEEDEGHDPFDDFENNAIGNMLPDDEDELLAGIMDDFDLSRLPSQLEDLDENDLFVNGGGFEMDFEPQESLSFGLSKISISDGMASNGIGSYAIANGVGTVAGEHPYGEHPSRTLFVRNINSNVEDSELRTLFEQYGDIRTLYTACKHRGFVMISYYDIRAARTAMRALQNKPLRRRKLDIHFSIPKDNPSEKDINQGTLVVFNLDPSVTNDDLRQIFGAYGEVKEIRETPHKRHHKFIEFYDVRAADAALKALNRSDIAGKRIKLEPSRPGGARRNLMQQLTQELEQDEARTFRSQIGSPIANSPPGSWAQFSSPVEPNPLGSYSKSPGLGHAIGSPINTNHLSGLAAILSPHTSTSPKIAPIGKDPGRVSNQMFATSGSSTQGTAFQHSISFPEQKVNASPRPISAFGESNSSSSSVGTLSGPQFLWGSPTPYSEHSNTSAWSSSSLGHPFTSSGQRQGFPYTGHRSPFLGSQHHHHVGSAPSGLPLERNFRYFPESPDASLMSPVGFGNLNHSDGNFMMNMGSHPSVGHGIGLSATTSEIGSPNFRMMSLPGHGSLFLGNSLYAGPGVTNLDGLGERGRIRRPDNNVNQIESKKLYQLDLDKIIGGEDTRTTLMIKNIPNKYTSKMLLAAIDENHQGTYDFLYLPIDFKNKCNVGYAFINMVSPSHIVPFYKAFNGKKWEKFNSEKVASLAYARIQGKAALVMHFQNSSLMNEDKRCRPILFHSEGQDTSDQEHFLSSNLNICIRQPDGTYSGDLLESPKGNSDENLEKD
- the LOC101499053 gene encoding protein MEI2-like 2 isoform X2 — its product is MDKHSGDSLPAHGPAGLSEIPSLNIPKRVGSSAWRIPHTTDVFHDSNDVSLFSTSLPVLPHEKLNLTDSEQNGQLADDNLLTLDKVHKEEDEGHDPFDDFENNAIGNMLPDDEDELLAGIMDDFDLSRLPSQLEDLDENDLFVNGGGFEMDFEPQESLSFGLSKISISDGMASNGIGSYAIANGVGTVAGEHPYGEHPSRTLFVRNINSNVEDSELRTLFEQYGDIRTLYTACKHRGFVMISYYDIRAARTAMRALQNKPLRRRKLDIHFSIPKDNPSEKDINQGTLVVFNLDPSVTNDDLRQIFGAYGEVKEIRETPHKRHHKFIEFYDVRAADAALKALNRSDIAGKRIKLEPSRPGGARRNLMQQLTQELEQDEARTFRSQIGSPIANSPPGNVFTGSWAQFSSPVEPNPLGSYSKSPGLGHAIGSPINTNHLSGLAAILSPHTSTSPKIAPIGKDPGRVSNQMFATSGSSTQGTAFQHSISFPEQKVNASPRPISAFGESNSSSSSVGTLSGPQFLWGSPTPYSEHSNTSAWSSSSLGHPFTSSGQRQGFPYTGHRSPFLGSQHHHHVGSAPSGLPLERNFRYFPESPDASLMSPVGFGNLNHSDGNFMMNMGSHPSVGHGIGLSATTSEIGSPNFRMMSLPGHGSLFLGNSLYAGPGVTNLDGLGERGRIRRPDNNVNQIESKKLYQLDLDKIIGGEDTRTTLMIKNIPNKYTSKMLLAAIDENHQGTYDFLYLPIDFKNKCNVGYAFINMVSPSHIVPFYKAFNGKKWEKFNSEKVASLAYARIQGKAALVMHFQNSSLMNEDKRCRPILFHSEGQDTSDQEHFLSSNLNICIRQPDGTYSGDLLESPKGNSDENLEKD
- the LOC101499053 gene encoding protein MEI2-like 2 isoform X3 translates to MDKHSGDSLPAHGLSEIPSLNIPKRVGSSAWRIPHTTDVFHDSNDVSLFSTSLPVLPHEKLNLTDSEQNGQLADDNLLTLDKVHKEEDEGHDPFDDFENNAIGNMLPDDEDELLAGIMDDFDLSRLPSQLEDLDENDLFVNGGGFEMDFEPQESLSFGLSKISISDGMASNGIGSYAIANGVGTVAGEHPYGEHPSRTLFVRNINSNVEDSELRTLFEQYGDIRTLYTACKHRGFVMISYYDIRAARTAMRALQNKPLRRRKLDIHFSIPKDNPSEKDINQGTLVVFNLDPSVTNDDLRQIFGAYGEVKEIRETPHKRHHKFIEFYDVRAADAALKALNRSDIAGKRIKLEPSRPGGARRNLMQQLTQELEQDEARTFRSQIGSPIANSPPVGNVFTGSWAQFSSPVEPNPLGSYSKSPGLGHAIGSPINTNHLSGLAAILSPHTSTSPKIAPIGKDPGRVSNQMFATSGSSTQGTAFQHSISFPEQKVNASPRPISAFGESNSSSSSVGTLSGPQFLWGSPTPYSEHSNTSAWSSSSLGHPFTSSGQRQGFPYTGHRSPFLGSQHHHHVGSAPSGLPLERNFRYFPESPDASLMSPVGFGNLNHSDGNFMMNMGSHPSVGHGIGLSATTSEIGSPNFRMMSLPGHGSLFLGNSLYAGPGVTNLDGLGERGRIRRPDNNVNQIESKKLYQLDLDKIIGGEDTRTTLMIKNIPNKYTSKMLLAAIDENHQGTYDFLYLPIDFKNKCNVGYAFINMVSPSHIVPFYKAFNGKKWEKFNSEKVASLAYARIQGKAALVMHFQNSSLMNEDKRCRPILFHSEGQDTSDQEHFLSSNLNICIRQPDGTYSGDLLESPKGNSDENLEKD